TCCATTCACCACTTTGCTTATATTCTAATTTAACCCAATTATATAGGAGAATTGTATGATTATTGTGTTAGAGAGGGCTACGCCGATGCAAATTTGATTTCCAAGTGGCGTAAGCAGGGTTACGAGTACCTTTGTTGCCTCCGTTGTATCCAGACTTCCGGCCAAAACTTCGAGACCACCTGCATTTGCCGGGTCCCTAAGCGAGACCTTGAGCCTGGAAAGGTCATTGAATGTGTTCTTTGTGGTTGTCGAGGCTGTGCTAGCTGtgatttttaatttaataccACTTAGTATGCTGATCCCACTTAACACTTGACGTTTTGATACCAGTAATATATTCAAG
Above is a window of Theileria parva strain Muguga chromosome 2, complete sequence, whole genome shotgun sequence DNA encoding:
- the bud31 gene encoding uncharacterized protein, producing the protein MPRVRTLNTKPPPEGWELISETLESLDDKMKQAQLESGEGKRRTEILWPIFRIHHQRSRYIYDMFYQKKLISRELYDYCVREGYADANLISKWRKQGYEYLCCLRCIQTSGQNFETTCICRVPKRDLEPGKVIECVLCGCRGCASCDF